A window of Elusimicrobiota bacterium contains these coding sequences:
- a CDS encoding O-antigen ligase family protein, with protein MQTIPVDTITFILYALFAISTADIILSFFYNTKRVLLWYLPLAYLAITIMFYLRTYDSCQIKITLLHIYGTLLICAWLVKIIQEKKVPLSGFLPLALPLVFFLISGTVSYMHSPFKAASFMDFLRRFCYVSFALIIMDVFSDEKQLKRLFGFVIAACTISSVYGLIQFLDINFYPPGPTGLDPFIWRKAFGSRVFSTHGNPNFFGDFLVVMTPILLAQIIRARNPFHIFLFILVSFNVAVTGSKAAWIGYTAGVTSFIFVASIYFSHAKKEIIKKYATIAIVALLIVCSIGVAYYTKQRTDSAKFRIYTWMSTWEMILKRPWFGSGIGTFFLTYPKYRRPQIFFVEGRHNTETDHPEDEYLEVWYDEGLVGFGIFIWLVVTFLSAGFKRLRQYTNFNQDNSGNDPPVKKEKNKQQMKLDPRAYLLLGVLSSLLGLLAHNLMCVSLRFVSSGIFIGFIFGTLGALIGPSEKSADNKNLAVPLLQNKVFSFISQVVIVLTALYCVNVYRGLFIADKEHNIAIYFSKRGDWNTALEHYNNVKKYNPYFIMTHYFMGNVFNDRFNMEKTFHPEWGDLEPRDDTQRALWKYNDVKRSAPNYVQVHHQTGLVYMKLGEYYAQRNDPVKAKENYEKALENFEKYRTIDPIFDQNYSRMAYVYMKLGNPQKVEEMYKAHLNSPLICKTGPHNIMWEDWGKRRYYEHTETSVNLGNFYYLQNRFPEAEQAYVQATKLGPKNTHAWRNLMILRMRLGRSADAVAAGRTVLEYEPNNEDIKKLLASLGVNF; from the coding sequence GTGCAAACGATCCCGGTTGATACCATAACTTTTATACTCTACGCGTTGTTTGCTATCTCCACAGCGGACATTATATTATCATTCTTCTACAATACCAAACGCGTATTATTGTGGTATCTCCCATTAGCCTATCTCGCAATTACAATAATGTTTTACCTGCGCACATACGATTCGTGCCAGATCAAGATAACGTTACTACATATTTACGGTACACTGCTTATTTGCGCGTGGTTAGTAAAAATTATTCAGGAAAAAAAGGTGCCGTTATCAGGGTTTCTCCCGCTCGCGCTGCCACTAGTATTTTTTCTTATATCAGGAACTGTGTCATATATGCATTCGCCGTTCAAAGCTGCTAGTTTCATGGATTTCCTGCGCAGGTTTTGCTATGTAAGTTTTGCGCTGATTATAATGGATGTTTTTAGTGATGAGAAACAGTTAAAACGTTTATTTGGGTTTGTAATCGCCGCGTGTACTATAAGTTCGGTTTACGGATTGATACAGTTTTTGGATATAAACTTTTATCCCCCCGGCCCAACAGGGCTTGACCCGTTCATCTGGAGGAAAGCGTTCGGCTCACGTGTGTTTTCAACACACGGGAACCCAAACTTTTTTGGTGACTTCCTGGTAGTAATGACACCAATACTATTAGCGCAGATCATTCGCGCAAGGAATCCGTTTCACATATTTTTGTTTATTCTGGTATCTTTTAACGTTGCGGTTACGGGATCAAAAGCCGCATGGATAGGATATACTGCGGGAGTAACCTCATTCATTTTTGTGGCATCAATATATTTTTCACACGCGAAAAAGGAAATTATAAAAAAGTATGCGACAATAGCGATCGTCGCGTTGCTCATCGTATGCTCGATTGGAGTAGCATACTATACGAAACAACGGACGGACTCCGCTAAATTCCGTATTTACACATGGATGTCAACATGGGAAATGATACTCAAACGCCCATGGTTTGGCAGCGGTATCGGAACATTTTTCCTAACCTATCCCAAGTATCGCAGGCCTCAAATATTTTTTGTTGAAGGACGGCATAATACTGAAACTGACCATCCGGAAGACGAATACCTGGAAGTATGGTATGACGAAGGTTTGGTGGGATTCGGGATATTCATCTGGCTTGTTGTTACTTTCCTCTCAGCAGGATTCAAACGGTTGAGGCAGTATACAAATTTTAATCAGGACAATTCCGGGAATGATCCCCCTGTAAAAAAAGAAAAAAATAAGCAGCAAATGAAACTTGACCCGCGGGCATATTTATTACTCGGTGTCTTATCGTCGTTACTTGGCTTACTCGCACATAACCTTATGTGCGTATCCCTAAGGTTTGTATCTTCAGGTATATTCATCGGATTTATATTCGGTACTCTGGGCGCGTTAATTGGGCCGTCAGAAAAAAGCGCGGATAACAAAAACCTTGCAGTGCCTTTATTACAAAACAAAGTGTTCTCCTTTATTTCTCAAGTCGTTATTGTATTAACCGCTCTTTACTGTGTAAACGTTTACCGCGGATTATTTATCGCTGATAAGGAACATAATATTGCAATATATTTCTCAAAACGCGGGGACTGGAATACTGCGCTTGAGCATTATAATAATGTAAAAAAGTATAATCCATATTTCATAATGACCCATTACTTCATGGGTAACGTTTTTAATGATAGATTCAACATGGAAAAAACGTTCCACCCTGAATGGGGTGACCTTGAACCACGGGATGATACTCAGCGCGCGTTATGGAAATACAATGACGTCAAACGTTCCGCACCAAATTATGTGCAGGTACATCACCAGACAGGGTTGGTCTATATGAAACTCGGCGAGTATTATGCTCAACGCAATGATCCGGTAAAAGCAAAAGAAAATTATGAGAAAGCACTTGAGAATTTTGAGAAATATCGCACAATCGACCCGATATTTGACCAAAATTATTCGCGCATGGCGTATGTGTATATGAAACTTGGAAACCCGCAAAAAGTAGAAGAAATGTATAAAGCGCATCTGAATTCGCCTCTTATTTGTAAGACCGGGCCGCACAATATTATGTGGGAAGACTGGGGTAAACGCCGGTACTATGAGCATACCGAAACATCGGTTAATCTAGGCAACTTTTATTACCTGCAAAATCGTTTCCCTGAAGCGGAACAAGCATACGTCCAGGCAACAAAACTTGGCCCCAAAAATACGCATGCATGGCGAAACCTCATGATCCTGCGTATGCGGCTCGGACGCAGCGCTGATGCGGTTGCCGCAGGACGCACAGTACTTGAGTATGAACCTAATAATGAAGATATTAAAAAACTGTTAGCCTCACTTGGAGTAAACTTTTGA